The nucleotide window TCGACGTGGACCTGCGCGCCTCCCTCGCGCTGGCCGACGTGGCCGCCGAACGGTTCGAGGCAGCCGCCGCGCGCGCCAACGACATCACCCTCGATGAGCGCAACATCGCCGCCGGCGCCATCTATGCCGCCAAGGTGCATTCCAGCCGCACCGCGCTGGAGATCACCGCCAGGATCTTCGAGCTGATGGGCGCGCGGGCCACCGCCGGGCATTACGGCTTCGATCGCTTCTGGCGCAACATCCGCACCCACACCCTGCACGACCCCGTCGTCTACAAGGCGCGGGAAGTGGGCAATTACGCGCTCAACGGCACCATCACCCCGACCCCGCTCTACAGCTGACGCGCAGTAATAAGGCCAAGAGGAGATACCCCATGAGCCGCAAGCGGGAGCTGCGCTTCAACGCCTTCAACATGGCCGCCCCCGGCCACACCTGGGCCGGCCTGTGGGCCCACCCGCGCGACAAGGCCATCGACTACAACAGCCTCGACTACTGGATCGAGCTGGCCCAGACCGCCGAGCGCGGCCTGCTCGACGGCATCTTCATCGCCGACGTGTTCGGCATCTATGACGTGTATGGCGGCACGCCGGACGCGGCCTTGCTCTCGGCCGCGCAGACGCCCCATGTCGACCCCACGCTGGTGGTGCCGGTGATGGCGCAGGCGACGAAGCATATCGGCTTCGGCGTCACCGCCAACCTCACCTACGAGCATCCCTACCAGTTCGCCCGCCGCTTCTCGACCCTCGACCACCTCACCGGCGGGCGGGTGGGCTGGAACATCGTCACCGGTTATCTCGACAGCGGCGCCAAGGGCATGGGCCATGTGGCCAACCGCGCCCACGATGCCCGCTACGAGGCGGCGGAAGACTTCCTCGCGGCCGTCTACAAGCTATGGGAATCCAGCTGGGAAGATGGGGCGGTGCGCCGCGACCGGGCGGCGCGGGTGTTCACCGATCCGGCCAAGGTCCACCGCATCCATCACGACGGGCCTTACTATCAGGTCGATGGCATCCACCTCGCCGAGCCCTCGCCCCAGCGCACGCCGGTGCTCTACCAGGCCGGCGCCTCCGATCGTGGGCGGCTGTTCGCGGCGAAGCATTCCGAGGGCATCTTCCTAAACGGCCAGACCCGGCCGATCCTTGCTGAATCCGTACGCGCGATCCGGCAGGCGGCGCAGTCCTTCGGCCGCGACCCCTACGACATCCGCATGTTCCCCGGCGCCACGGTGATCGTCGCGCCGACGCGGGCGGAGGCCCTCGATCGGCTCGCCGACTATGCGCAATATGTGCACACCGCCGGCCAGCTGGCCCTGCTCTCCGGCTGGACCGGGGCGGACCTCTCCA belongs to Xanthobacter autotrophicus Py2 and includes:
- a CDS encoding conserved hypothetical protein (KEGG: bbt:BBta_4846 hypothetical protein) codes for the protein MSRKRELRFNAFNMAAPGHTWAGLWAHPRDKAIDYNSLDYWIELAQTAERGLLDGIFIADVFGIYDVYGGTPDAALLSAAQTPHVDPTLVVPVMAQATKHIGFGVTANLTYEHPYQFARRFSTLDHLTGGRVGWNIVTGYLDSGAKGMGHVANRAHDARYEAAEDFLAAVYKLWESSWEDGAVRRDRAARVFTDPAKVHRIHHDGPYYQVDGIHLAEPSPQRTPVLYQAGASDRGRLFAAKHSEGIFLNGQTRPILAESVRAIRQAAQSFGRDPYDIRMFPGATVIVAPTRAEALDRLADYAQYVHTAGQLALLSGWTGADLSNVDPDDAISYVKSNAIQSTLENLTLRSAEPLKVKDLATLSAIGARAPFIVGSPGEVADAILSWVEDTDIDGFNLNRLVSHETLAAFVDLVVPELQDRGVYKTAYADGPLRQKLFPGRGPTLPATHPAAGFRRGALAPAEPVAAGA